A DNA window from Arachis duranensis cultivar V14167 chromosome 3, aradu.V14167.gnm2.J7QH, whole genome shotgun sequence contains the following coding sequences:
- the LOC107481468 gene encoding plant UBX domain-containing protein 2 has protein sequence MDDVKDKMKGFMKKVNNSFTSSSSAKFKGQGRVLGSSSSPSPPPYATANSTSTPRPRPLNSNPTPPPHKATASSAERDPKPPTSGFDPFDSFVTSSKRSQNGYSLNVYECPVCGNSFRSEDEVSEHVDTCLSNNAERGDVSQLADTGADSNAELEVCVGTYVSGKPSHGSIDILLKLLKNVVREPENAKFRKIRLANPKIKEAIAEVIGGTELICFLGFELKDENGETWAVMELPSEEQIRLINKATLLLESQQVSPKSENLAAASADNIDAKPESKPIDRQVKVFFAVPETIAAKIELPDSFYKLSVEEVRREAELRRKKIEESQLLIPKSLKEKQAKAAKKRYTKAIIRIQFPDGVVLQGVFSPWEPTMALYEFVSSALKQPCLEFELMHPVVVRRQAIPRFAKAGENSKTLEDEDLVPSALIKFKPLETDSVVFTGLKNELLQISEPLVNA, from the exons ATGGACGACgttaaagataagatgaaagGCTTCATGAAGAAAGTCAACAACTCTTTCACCTCTTCATCCTCCGCCAAATTCAAGGGCCAAGGTCGCGTCTTgggatcttcttcttctccctctcctcctCCCTATGCAACCGCTAATTCCACTTCCACCCCTCGCCCTCGCCCCCTCAATTCCAATCCCACGCCCCCTCCCCACAAAGCCACCGCCTCTTCCGCCGAGAGGGATCCCAAACCTCCAACTTCTGGGTTCGACCCATTTGATTCATTCGTCACATCATCCAAGAGATCTCAAAACGGGTATTCACTTAATGTATATGAGTGTCCTGTTTGTGGCAATTCTTTTAGATCCGAAGATGAGGTTTCTGAGCATGTGGACACTTGTTTGAGTAACAACGCTGAGCGTGGTGATGTGTCTCAATTGGCAGACACTGGAGCCGACTCCAATGCTGAATTGGAGGTTTGTGTTGGCACTTACGTCTCAGGGAAGCCTTCCCACGGATCCATCGACATTCTTTTGAAGCTGTTGAAGAATGTTGTTAGAGAGCCTGAGAATGCCAAGTTTAGGAAGATCAGATTGGCCAATCCTAAAATTAAGGAGGCTATTGCCGAGGTTATCGGTGGAACTGAGTTGATTTGCTTTCTTGGCTTTGAACTTAAGGACGAGAATGGCGAGACTTGGGCCGTCATGGAGCTTCCTTCAGAGGAGCAGATAAGATTGATCAACAAAGCAACACTGTTGCTGGAATCACAGCAAGTTTCTCCAAAGAGTGAGAATTTGGCTGCAGCTTCTGCTGACAACATAGATGCAAAACCTGAATCCAAGCCTATCGACAGACAG GTGAAGGTCTTCTTTGCCGTTCCTGAAACTATTGCAGCAAAAATTGAGCTACCAGATTCCTTCTATAAACTTTCAGTTGAAGAGGTGAGAAGAGAAGCTGAATTAAGGAGAAAAAAGATTGAAGAGTCTCAGCTTTTAATTCCCAAGTCATTAAAGGAAAAGCAAGCAAAAGCTGCCAAGAAGAGATACACAAAAGCTATTATTAGGATTCAGTTTCCAGATGGAGTTGTACTTCAAGGTGTATTTTCTCCATGGGAACCAACTATGGCCCTCTATGAG TTTGTTAGCTCTGCACTGAAACAACCATGTTTGGAGTTTGAGCTAATGCATCCGGTAGTAGTCCGACGGCAGGCAATCCCTCGGTTCGCCAAAGCAGGGGAGAACAGTAAAACATTGGAGGATGAGGACTTGGTACCTTCAGCTCTAATCAAGTTCAAGCCACTGGAAACAGATTCTGTTGTTTTCACGGGTCTCAAAAACGAATTGCTTCAAATCAGTGAGCCGCTTGTAAATGCTTAA
- the LOC107481469 gene encoding protein TIFY 6A yields the protein MERDFMGLSSKEPLVVKEEINDDGSKDSGFTKGSTAQWLFSSKVSAVPHLMSFKVSQDEKPFDSTLKFPAPELQKSFNHNGQGGFHFSMTPYPVQHDVNSVNRPHDVKMFSVSNQAISVSVGNPYLKNHFASAAQNIGSANVKQTLLGGIPITPTIGAVAERNVKTAPPSAQLTIFYAGTVNVFQDISAEKAQAIMLLAGNELAQPKVQAGGSKLGAGDSVAVNTPPSSGVPSPLSVSSHSGAQSGSGSTSTDEFLTAKTTGVPTGSVSKVEPPKVVSATTMLTSAVPQARKASLARFLEKRKERVMNSAPYNLNKKSEEYGTAEHNGATSIASNALPLQVKQG from the exons ATGGAGAGAGATTTCATGGGTCTAAGCTCAAAGGAGCCACTTGTGGTCAAAGAAGAGATCAACGATGATGGCTCCAAAGATTCTG GCTTCACCAAGGGCTCTACTGCTCAGTGGCTTTTCTCAAGCAAAGTCTCTGCTGTTCCACACTTGATGTCTTTTAAGGTTTCTCAAGATGAGAAGCCTTTTGACTCCACTCTAAAGTTCCCTGCTCCTGAACTTCAG AAATCTTTCAATCACAATGGACAAGGTGGCTTTCATTTTTCCATGACTCCGTATCCTGTACAACATGATGTGAATTCTGTGAATCGTCCTCACGATGTGAAGATGTTTTCAGTTTCCAATCAAGCAATTTCAGTTTCTGTGGGGAATCCATACCTGAAGAATCACTTTGCATCGGCTGCTCAGAATATAGGCAGTGCTAATGTGAAGCAGACATTACTTGGGGGAATACCAATTACACCAACCATCGGTGCTGTTGCTGAACG CAATGTGAAAACAGCTCCACCTTCTGCACAACTTACAATCTTCTATGCGGGTACTGTTAATGTCTTCCAAGATATCTCTGCTGAAAAG GCACAAGCTATTATGTTGTTGGCTGGCAATGAGTTGGCACAGCCCAAGGTTCAGGCAGGTGGTTCAAAATTGGGAGCCGGTGATAGTGTGGCTGTTAATACACCACCTAGCTCCGGTGTTCCAAGTCCTTTATCCGTCTCATCGCATTCGGGTGCGCAGTCAGGGAGTGGCTCCACTAGTACTGATGAATTTCTGACTGCTAAAACGACCGGGGTTCCCACCGGTTCTGTTAGTAAGGTGGAGCCTCCAAAAGTAGTGAGCGCAACCACTATGTTGACTTCAG CTGTGCCACAGGCTCGTAAAGCATCGTTGGCTCGTTTTCTAGAGAAGCGCAAGGAGAG GGTGATGAATTCAGCACCATATAACCTGAACAAGAAGAGTGAGGAATATGGCACTGCAGAACACAATGGTGCTACCAGCATTGCTTCAAATGCTCTACCACTACAAGTGAAGCAAGGATAG
- the LOC107481479 gene encoding LOW QUALITY PROTEIN: mediator of RNA polymerase II transcription subunit 23 (The sequence of the model RefSeq protein was modified relative to this genomic sequence to represent the inferred CDS: substituted 1 base at 1 genomic stop codon) has protein sequence MDQTQRVAAMATATASRAHQFHPARSPILDLFNLYLGVCSFFLSSLFISFRVFALHXISIKYGIIVGVCDFRNKTQKRVLALRDIPPPNEQFLVDFEQLQNQFPDQDQLRSVTETIIISLVMQCSSHGPRAEFLLFAIRSLCSIGCINWDTLLPSLLASVSSAEFPVGHGSQSMPTVSASGLSQSGMLPPTTSIANSNNFQSSNPASPIPSIHPVGSPAQSAIEPLSCSALSPVKSSDVSSTGPQSKQVASIRNNDLSSLRQLCCKIILTGLEFNLKPAVYAEVFHHMLNWLVNWDQRQQGLDESDLPKSCGPDKALTAWLHSCLDVIWLLVDEGKCRVPFYELLRSSLQFIDNIPDDEALFTLILEIHRRRDMMAMNMQMLDQHLHCPTFGTQRILNQATLSISGEAVAQPRQPAITYLSVLGEPLHGEDIANSIQKGSLDWERALRCLRHAFRTTPSPDWWRRVLVLCPCFRPSQAPTPGAVFSTEMIIEATIDRIVELLRLTNSEINCWQDWLVFSDLFYFLMKNGCIDFVDFVEKLVSRLTEGDHPVLKTNHVTWLLAQIIRMELVTSTLNPDAKKIDTTRKILSVHRDERNSDPNGPQSTLLEFISSCQCLRIWSLNTTTREYVNNEQLQKGKQIDEWWKQVSKGDRMLDYMNMDDRSIGMFWVLSYTMAQPTCETVMNWLASAGIGELPPQTMGQTERLVATREVTPLLSLSLSLLSLSLSQTHTHTHLVKNSVIPSIAIVETYTRLLLVSPHSLFRSHFNHLVQKNSSLLSKSGVTLLLLEILNYRLLPLYRYHGKNKVLMFDVTKIMSALRGKRGDHRIFRLAENLCLNLIFSLRDFFFVRREGKGPSEFTETLNRAAVVTLAILIKTRGVADADHLHYLQSMLEQTLATSHHTWSEKTLRFFPPALREALSGRMDNRSQEIKSWQQTESTVLIQCTQLLSPSADPSYVMTYINHSFPQHRRYLCAGALTLMHGQAENINTGNLGRVLKEFSPEEVTANIYTMVDVLLHHMQVELQQGHSLQDLLSKACATIAFFVWTHELLPLDILLLALIDRDDDPHALRVVISLLDRQELQQRVKLFCITHGPHEHWLYTGVYKRVEVQKALGNHLSGKDRFPVFFDDIAARLLPVIPFIIYRLIENDAMDPADRILCMYSTLLAYHPFRFTFVRDILAYFYGHLPPKLIVRILNVLDISKIPFSESFPQQLTSPNPAVCPPLDYFATLLLGLVNNVIPPLHNNSKSGSMVDATKHNKPPAMSQSGTANSSEGQKAFHQIQDPGTYTQLVLETAVLEILSLPVSASQIVQSLVQIIVNIQPTLIQSNGGLQSGSTGQGSVLPTSPSGGSSDSLGASRSTPSNPGINTSNFASRSGYTCQQLSCLLIQACGLLLAQLPSDFHFQLYLETTRVIKENWWLTDWKRSLGEIDSAVGYALLDPTWAAQDNTSTAIGNIVALLHSFFSNLPQEWLEGAHVIIKQLQPIKSVAMLRIAFRIIGPLLPKLANAHSLFIKTLSLLLSILVDVFGKNSQPPAAVEASEVADLIDFLHHAVHYEGQGGPVQASSKPRPDVLALIGRASENLRPDIQHLLSHLKPDVNSSVYAASHPKLVQNPT, from the exons ATGGATCAAACTCAGAGGGTTGCAGCAATGGCAACGGCAACAGCCTCACGCGCTCACCAGTTCCACCCTGCACGTTCACCCATTCTCGATCTCTTCAACCTTTACTTGGGAGTCTGTTCCTTTTTCCTTTCATCGCTTTTCATTTCCTTCAGGGTTTTTGCGCTGCACTGAATAAGCATCAAATATGGAATAATTGTTGGTGTGTGTGATTTTAGGAATAAAACACAGAAGCGTGTACTTGCTCTTAGAGATATCCCTCCGCCAAATGAGCAGTTCCTTGTGGATTTTGAGCAGCTACAGAATCAGTTTCCG GATCAAGATCAGTTACGCTCTGTCACCGAAACTATTATCATATCGCTAGTCATGCAGTGCAGTAGCCATGGCCCACGAGCAGAATTTCTTCTTTTTGCCATACGAAGCTTGTGCAGTATTGGCTGCATTAACTGGGATACTCTTCTTCCATCGCTCCTTGCATCCGTTTCTTCAGCAGAATTTCCTGTTGGTCATGGCAGTCAATCAATGCCAACTGTTTCGGCTTCGGGATTATCACAGTCAGGAATGCTACCGCCGACGACCTCTATTGCCAATTCTAATAATTTTCAGTCTTCAAATCCTGCTTCTCCGATACCTTCAATTCATCCTGTTGGCTCCCCTGCTCAGTCAGCTATAGAACCATTGTCTTGTTCAGCTTTATCTCCAGTCAAATCATCTGATGTTTCCAGCACCGGACCACAATCTAAACAAGTGGCATCCATCAGAAACAACGATCTTAGCAGCCTTCGCCAGCTATGTTGCAAGATTATTTTAACTGGCCTTGAGTTTAATTTGAAACCTGCGGTTTATGCTGAAGTATTCCACCATATGCTAAATTGGCTGGTAAATTGGGACCAGAGGCAACAGGGTCTTGACGAGTCTGATCTACCAAAATCATGTGGACCTGACAAAGCCTTAACAGCTTGGCTACACAGTTGTTTGGATGTGATCTGGCTTTTAGTCGACGAAGGAAAATGTCGAGTCCCCTTTTATGAATTATTACGTAGTAGTTTGCAATTCATAGATAATATTCCTGATGATGAAGCATTGTTTACACTTATCTTGGAGATTCACAGGAGACGTGATATGATGGCTATGAACATGCAAATGTTAGATCAGCATCTTCATTGCCCTACATTCGGGACTCAACGGATCCTTAATCAAGCAACACTCAGTATTTCAGGAGAAGCAGTAGCACAACCTCGACAGCCAGCGATCACTTATTTAAGTGTACTTGGAGAACCATTGCACGGGGAG GATATTGCAAACTCTATCCAGAAGGGAAGTTTGGACTGGGAGAGAGCTTTACGTTGTCTAAGGCATGCTTTCCGCACTACACCATCACCCGATTGGTGGAGACGTGTGCTGGTATTATGTCCTTGCTTTAGGCCTTCTCAAGCACCTACTCCTGGTGCAGTGTTCTCGACAGAAATGATCATTGAGGCAACTATTGATAGAATTGTTGAACTTCTAAGATTGACAAATTCAG AGATAAATTGCTGGCAGGACTGGCTTGTCTTCTCTGACCTTTTCTACTTTCTTATGAAAAATGGGTGCAttgattttgttgattttgtggAGAAATTGGTGTCACGGCTTACAGAGGGTGATCATCCTGTTCTTAAGACAAATCATGTGACTTGGCTACTTGCTCAGATAATTCGGATGGAGCTGGTCACGTCTACTTTGAACCCAGATGCTAAAAAG ATTGACACAACCAGAAAGATTTTATCAGTTCATAGAGATGAGAGAAATTCTGATCCTAATGGCCCTCAGAGTACTTTGCTTGAATTTATAAGCAGCTGTCAATGCTTACGTATATGGTCGTTGAACACCACAACAAGAGAATATGTGAATAATGAGCAGCTTCAAAAAGGGAAGCAAATAGATGAATGGTGGAAACAAGTAAGCAAAG GGGATCGGATGTTGGATTATATGAACATGGATGATCGGTCAATAGGAATGTTCTGGGTTTTGTCGTACACAATGGCACAACCTACGTGTGAAACTGTAATGAACTGGTTAGCTTCAGCTGGCATTGGCGAGTTGCCACCACAAACAATGGGACAAACTGAGAGATTAGTCGCTACACGAGAAGTGAccccccttctctctctctctctctctctcctctctctctctctctctcaaacacacacacacacacatctGGTTAAGAACAGT GTTATACCCAGCATTGCGATTGTTGAAACGTACACTAGATTGTTGCTCGTCTCACCTCATTCATTATTTCGCTCACATTTCAAT CATTTAGTGCAAAAAAATTCTTCGTTATTGAGCAAGTCTGGGGTAACACTTTTGTTGCTTGAGATATTGAACTACCGGTTACTTCCACTTTACAG GTACCATGGAAAAAACAAAGTCTTGATGTTTGATGTGACAAAGATTATGTCTGCCCTAAGAGGCAAAAGAGGAGATCATCGAATATTCAGATTAGCTGAAAACCTATGCCTGAATCTTATCTTCTCATTGAGAGATTTCTTCTTTGTTAGAAGGGAAGGAAAG GGTCCATCTGAATTTACGGAAACCTTGAACCGAGCAGCTGTTGTAACACTTGCTATACTTATTAAAACACGTGGGGTTGCAGATGCTGATCACCTGCATTATCTACAAAGTATGTTGGAACAAACATTGGCAACAAGCCATCATACATGGTCAGAAAAAACACTACGCTTCTTCCCTCCAGCTTTGCGTGAAGCATTGAGTGGCCGAATGGATAATCGAAGCCAGGAAATAAAATCATGGCAGCAG ACAGAATCCACTGTCCTAATCCAGTGCACCCAGCTTCTTTCACCGTCAGCTGATCCTAGTTATGTTATGACCTATATCAATCATAGTTTCCCTCAGCACCGACGATATTTGTGTGCAGGTGCATTGACATTAATGCATGGCCAAGCAGAAAACATTAACACCGGGAACCTG GGACGCGTGCTGAAGGAATTTTCTCCTGAAGAGGTGACAGCTAACATTTACACAATGGTGGATGTTCTGCTTCATCACATGCAGGTGGAGCTCCAGCAAGGACATTCCTTACAG GACCTTCTATCAAAAGCTTGTGCAACCATTGCCTTCTTTGTCTGGACACACGAGTTACTTCCTTTGGATATCTTGCTTTTAGCACTTATTGATCGCGATGATGACCCACATGCTTTGCGTGTTGTG ATTAGTCTACTTGATAGACAAGAGCTTCAGCAAAGAGTGAAACTCTTCTGTATTACACATGGCCCCCATGAACATTGGCTTTACACAGGAGTATACAAGCGGGTAGAGGTACAAAAGGCTCTTGGAAATCACCTCTCAGGGAAGGATAG GTTCCCTGTGTTCTTTGATGATATTGCAGCACGTTTGCTTCCAGTCATCCCCTTTATTATTTATAGACTTATTGAAAATGATGCTATGGATCCAGCAGACAGAATACTGTGCATGTATTCTACATTACTTGCTTACCACCCTTTTAGATTTACGTTTGTTCGTGATATACTTGCATACTTCTATGGTCATCTTCCTCCAAAGCTTATTGTCCGTATACTCAATGTACTTGATATCAGCAAG ATTCCCTTCTCAGAGTCATTCCCGCAGCAACTAACTTCACCAAATCCTGCTgtgtgtcctcctctggattaTTTTGCAACTCTCTTATTGGGGTTAGTGAATAATGTTATCCCACCATTGCATAACAATTCAAAATCTGGATCAATGGTAGATGCAACAAAACACAACAAGCCTCCAGCTATGTCTCAGTCTGGAACAGCAAATTCTTCTGAGGGCCAGAAGGCATTCCACCAAATTCAGGATCCTGGCACATATACTCAGCTAGTTCTCGAGACAGCTGTCCTTGAAATACTTTCCCTTCCTGTATCTGCCTCTCAGATAGTGCAATCTCTTGTTCAGATTATTGTTAATATACAACCAACACTGATACAGTCCAACGGTGGTCTCCAGAGTGGTTCAACAGGGCAAGGTTCAGTTTTACCAACATCGCCTTCAGGGGGAAGCTCAGATTCTCTTGGGGCAAGCAGATCAACTCCTTCAAATCCTGGAATAAATACATCTAATTTTGCTTCACGAAGCGGTTATACATGCCAACAACTGTCTTGCTTGTTAATCCAAGCTTGTGGCCTCCTACTGGCTCAGCTTCCTTCCGATTTTCACTTTCAGCTTTACTTGGAGACGACACGAGTTATAAAAGAAAACTGGTGGCTTACAGATTGGAAAAGGTCACTTGGTGAAATAGACTCTGCTGTTGGCTATGCTTTGTTAGATCCAACTTGGGCTGCACAGGACAATACCTCAACAGCTATTG GGAATATTGTTGCCTTGCTTCATTCTTTCTTCAGTAACCTCCCTCAGGAATGGTTAGAAGGGGCGCATGTTATCATCAAGCAACTTCAGCCCATAAAATCAGTTGCAATGTTGAGGATAGCATTTCGTATCATTGGTCCACTCCTTCCAAAACTTGCCAATGCTCATTCACTGTTCATCAAG ACTCTGTCATTACTCTTAAGCATACTTGTGGATGTATTTGGAAAaaactcccaaccaccagctgCCGTTGAAGCATCGGAAGTAGCTGATCTCATTGACTTCCT CCATCACGCCGTCCATTATGAAGGTCAGGGAGGACCAGTGCAAGCTAGCAGCAAACCTAGACCAGATGTTTTGGCTCTTATTGGAAGGGCGTCAGAGAATCTTCGTCCGGACATTCAGCATCTGCTTTCACACCTAAAACCTGATGTGAATTCTTCTGTATACGCTGCATCTCATCCAAAGTTGGTACAGAATCCGACTTAG